In Candidatus Amarolinea dominans, one genomic interval encodes:
- a CDS encoding protein kinase produces the protein MNTETGFLLDNKYAVQAELGRGGMGIVYRGFDTVLRRPVAIKALAPHLSQDPEAVERFRQEAVAAANLQHTNIVTIHAVGEDNGWHYIVMQLLEGQPLDKWLAGRGPLSLVQVQHILHQLAAALDYAHKRQVVHRDVKPANVMLAANGHATLMDFGLVRALQRGDESSAGGDAPSTGGGTPNYMAPEQILGQPVDGRADIYALGVILYEMVTGQVPFVRETTLATAYAHLTDSPRPPRQLRADLPAPAAAVMLKALAKKPDDRYAHAGDLAAAFALARKGKWPAGLKPTPAPPAKKRTPTPPPTKKRTPTPPPARKPTPAPQPTRSPLPWLALLLVLLVVVIGGLAWMTALQSEPTPTPLPTVVADGAPATLDTPTPATNTVKTAPAAIVSPTTPPTAPAVATNTLAPTPTPSPTRSVTATPIAVSPTPTAPLAPATPVLLAPIEGLQVSGDTTFVWAYTGDLATDWAFEVHLWQDGTHDHLTAAGADTQRAGAGRWRQIISVSQTTAVRAGGPGAYWWTVAVVQLNPYKPLGEEAPPRRLTVK, from the coding sequence ATGAACACCGAAACCGGTTTCTTGCTCGACAACAAATATGCGGTCCAGGCCGAACTGGGACGTGGCGGCATGGGCATCGTTTATCGCGGCTTCGACACGGTTCTGCGTCGGCCCGTGGCCATCAAAGCGCTGGCCCCCCACTTGAGCCAGGACCCGGAAGCCGTGGAGCGTTTTCGTCAGGAAGCGGTAGCCGCGGCCAATTTGCAGCATACGAACATCGTCACCATCCATGCCGTCGGCGAAGACAATGGCTGGCACTACATCGTCATGCAACTGCTGGAAGGCCAGCCCCTGGACAAATGGCTGGCGGGGCGCGGGCCGCTGTCGCTCGTCCAGGTGCAGCACATCTTGCACCAACTTGCCGCCGCGCTCGATTATGCCCACAAGCGCCAGGTGGTCCACCGCGACGTCAAACCGGCCAACGTCATGCTGGCCGCCAACGGCCATGCCACCTTGATGGACTTTGGCCTGGTGCGTGCGCTGCAGCGCGGCGACGAATCGAGCGCCGGCGGCGATGCCCCGAGTACCGGCGGCGGCACGCCCAATTACATGGCCCCTGAACAGATCCTGGGCCAGCCGGTGGATGGCCGCGCCGACATCTACGCGCTTGGCGTGATCCTGTATGAAATGGTCACAGGCCAGGTACCGTTCGTGCGTGAAACCACCCTTGCCACCGCTTACGCCCATCTGACCGACTCACCGCGCCCGCCGCGCCAACTGCGCGCCGATCTGCCCGCACCGGCCGCCGCGGTCATGCTCAAGGCGTTGGCCAAGAAGCCGGACGATCGCTACGCCCACGCCGGCGACCTGGCTGCCGCGTTTGCCCTGGCTCGCAAAGGCAAATGGCCGGCCGGCCTCAAGCCCACCCCCGCGCCACCGGCCAAGAAACGCACACCGACGCCACCGCCAACCAAGAAACGCACACCGACGCCACCGCCGGCCAGGAAACCCACCCCTGCGCCGCAGCCCACGCGCTCGCCCCTGCCCTGGTTGGCGCTGCTGCTCGTCCTGCTCGTTGTGGTCATAGGCGGACTGGCCTGGATGACGGCACTCCAGTCAGAGCCAACGCCCACGCCGCTGCCCACAGTGGTCGCGGATGGCGCGCCCGCTACCCTGGACACACCAACCCCGGCCACCAACACCGTCAAAACCGCGCCGGCTGCGATCGTCTCGCCCACCACACCACCCACCGCGCCCGCCGTGGCGACCAACACCCTGGCGCCAACACCAACCCCCTCCCCCACGCGGTCGGTTACGGCCACGCCGATCGCCGTTTCGCCAACACCCACGGCCCCCCTCGCGCCGGCAACGCCCGTGCTCCTGGCGCCGATCGAGGGCCTACAGGTATCCGGCGACACCACCTTCGTCTGGGCGTATACCGGCGATCTGGCAACCGATTGGGCCTTCGAGGTGCATCTGTGGCAAGATGGCACGCACGACCATCTGACAGCCGCCGGAGCCGACACCCAGCGCGCCGGCGCTGGCCGCTGGCGGCAGATCATCAGCGTGAGTCAAACAACAGCCGTGCGCGCCGGCGGCCCCGGCGCCTACTGGTGGACCGTCGCCGTCGTACAGCTCAACCCGTACAAACCCCTCGGAGAAGAAGCGCCCCCCCGCCGCCTAACCGTAAAATAA
- a CDS encoding PPC domain-containing protein, producing MEPGPRWRRPHAAGLPVQDLRQPGRNANLDTHGGPHAPATPTATATATPTAVVPTPTRTSTRTWTPTRMFTPTRTPTRSPTPTPTGTPAGAHVRLPFIGKQATPTPTRTPTLTPTWTRTLTPTPTWTPTPTPACPGDPYEPNNSFQGAWGPTWSLPFDTDLAGYFRCTGDMLDFYRVWIDAPRLLVVTLRDLPVGANYQIALYGTNGGKIGESTTPNVNNVELFEVEVLPASAYHALRVVRPTTSPNTANPYLARVATQGVCEPNETRDQAHCALSSDVTHYATIESSQDQSDFYYLDLSASHPIEVWLQQIPAQTDYDLYLYAAAGVQIGSGTNGSNQDEHIAPVAATPGRYYIQVRQHNGYSATNTYRLRAVYR from the coding sequence TTGGAGCCTGGCCCTCGATGGCGGCGCCCACACGCCGCAGGGCTTCCCGTTCAAGATCTACGGCAGCCTGGGCGCAACGCCAACCTGGACACCCACGGTGGCCCCCATGCCCCCGCCACGCCCACTGCCACGGCCACCGCAACGCCCACCGCCGTCGTGCCCACGCCGACCCGGACCTCCACGCGCACCTGGACGCCGACGCGTATGTTTACGCCAACCCGGACCCCGACCCGTTCGCCCACCCCAACCCCCACGGGCACGCCGGCCGGTGCGCACGTCAGGCTGCCGTTCATTGGCAAGCAAGCGACGCCTACTCCGACCCGGACGCCAACGCTGACCCCAACCTGGACCCGGACGCTGACCCCAACCCCAACCTGGACCCCGACGCCTACCCCTGCCTGTCCCGGCGACCCCTACGAACCGAACAACAGCTTCCAGGGCGCTTGGGGCCCCACCTGGTCACTGCCGTTCGACACAGACCTGGCCGGCTATTTTCGCTGTACCGGGGACATGCTCGACTTTTACCGTGTTTGGATAGATGCTCCCCGTCTGCTTGTCGTGACGTTGCGCGACCTGCCCGTTGGCGCCAATTATCAAATCGCGCTCTATGGGACAAATGGTGGTAAAATAGGAGAGTCAACCACGCCAAACGTCAACAACGTGGAATTGTTCGAGGTAGAGGTATTGCCGGCCAGCGCCTATCACGCCTTGCGCGTGGTCCGGCCAACAACGTCCCCCAACACCGCGAACCCCTATCTTGCTCGTGTGGCGACGCAAGGGGTATGCGAACCGAACGAAACGCGGGATCAGGCTCACTGCGCCTTGTCTTCGGATGTGACGCACTATGCGACCATTGAATCGAGTCAAGATCAGAGCGACTTCTACTATCTTGATCTCTCGGCGTCGCACCCGATCGAGGTCTGGCTGCAGCAGATTCCTGCGCAGACCGATTATGATCTCTATCTCTACGCCGCCGCTGGCGTCCAGATTGGATCTGGAACGAACGGAAGCAATCAAGACGAACACATCGCCCCGGTGGCAGCCACCCCTGGCCGCTACTACATCCAGGTTCGTCAACACAACGGGTACAGTGCAACGAACACCTATCGGCTGAGAGCCGTCTATCGCTAG
- a CDS encoding FHA domain-containing protein translates to MDDKNTMKMSNAKTGRQAEESSLEDAPFAHTAKPGADQLTPRVGLTPQSPPAGAEAATMQIGAQAPGATPFVRTAMPGGDPLPAGAEAATMQIGAQAPVVAPFARTAMPGSDQPTPRPGQLPAWNAPPPPALPAWNAPPPPAPPAWNAPPPPAAPAWNPPLPPPAPSPAGGRGDAATMMMGARAALAFAWLVVLDGPDRGRIHQLQAEMTNLGRVPGSNDIVVADNAVSSQHLKIRSDVSENGEVQYALIDLASRNGTYVGSKATYREESSRVYRHTLHDGDYLLLGETTLVFKCV, encoded by the coding sequence ATGGATGATAAGAATACGATGAAGATGTCCAATGCCAAGACAGGGCGACAGGCGGAGGAGTCCTCGCTGGAGGACGCGCCCTTCGCGCACACGGCGAAGCCAGGCGCCGACCAGCTTACTCCCCGCGTTGGCCTGACGCCGCAATCGCCGCCCGCGGGCGCGGAAGCGGCCACGATGCAGATCGGCGCGCAGGCTCCGGGCGCCACACCCTTTGTACGCACCGCGATGCCGGGCGGCGATCCATTGCCCGCGGGCGCGGAAGCAGCCACGATGCAGATCGGTGCGCAGGCTCCGGTCGTCGCACCCTTTGCGCGCACCGCCATGCCAGGCAGCGATCAGCCGACGCCGCGGCCCGGTCAGCTGCCCGCCTGGAATGCCCCACCGCCGCCCGCGCTGCCCGCCTGGAATGCGCCGCCGCCGCCCGCGCCGCCAGCCTGGAACGCGCCACCGCCGCCCGCGGCGCCCGCCTGGAACCCGCCGCTGCCTCCTCCGGCCCCGTCGCCGGCCGGCGGGCGCGGGGATGCCGCTACCATGATGATGGGCGCCCGCGCCGCGCTCGCCTTCGCCTGGCTGGTCGTGCTGGACGGCCCTGACCGGGGGCGTATTCATCAGTTGCAGGCCGAGATGACCAACCTGGGGCGCGTGCCTGGCAGCAACGATATTGTGGTGGCCGACAACGCGGTTTCCAGCCAGCATCTCAAGATTCGCAGCGATGTCTCGGAAAACGGCGAGGTGCAATACGCGCTGATTGACCTGGCGAGTCGCAACGGCACCTACGTCGGCTCGAAAGCCACCTATCGCGAGGAAAGCAGCAGAGTCTACCGGCATACGTTGCACGATGGCGACTACCTGCTGCTTGGCGAAACAACGCTCGTCTTCAAGTGTGTTTAG
- a CDS encoding protein kinase, whose amino-acid sequence MLPDTWLFGLLILALGTFFVFLVLLARILRRQPKRRATPPPPEVAPPVADDKAGRAPTLKPTAPPAYLHGLSGRYQGHTITLTPAGLTLGRSSDNQFVLADELLVSRHHAEIHWEDDAWLLNDRESANGTWVDGQRIGRHALLPGQHVQLGATEWIFSDQALLVAPSLPPTAIEPPHDSPHPLAHITGAVQFGPYWLEQQIGQGGMSRVFKAHAADGRTVAIKILQTADPYLVQKFEAEGKEIGPRLRNHPHIVTVHEFNRSADGQLYLVMDFVNGVSLRQRLNQGAVPEVEIVRVMTQVCDALGFAHAANIIHRDVKPENVLIEPDGTVKIVDFGIARLTSAVAVTQNKLVGTPEYMSPEQAKGEPVQAASDVYSLGIVLYELLTGRVPFPLPPNSHDWRSAMTVIDQHLRATPVPPSQRVATISTDLEGVALKALEKHWQQRFPDGHRMGQALLVLKGTARSRPGPTPSPTPATIARLTALGGPAAGRQWQINDSLTLGRQDFNPEDTQVSRAHAQIRVRPDGVWLEDTSTNGTWVNQTHIRRSQVALHAGDLITIGENVLRVDF is encoded by the coding sequence TTGCTACCTGACACCTGGCTTTTTGGGCTTCTGATTCTGGCCCTGGGAACGTTCTTCGTTTTCCTGGTTCTATTGGCGCGCATCCTCAGACGCCAACCCAAGCGCCGCGCGACGCCGCCACCGCCGGAAGTCGCACCGCCCGTGGCCGATGACAAGGCCGGCCGCGCACCAACGCTCAAGCCCACCGCACCGCCCGCCTATTTGCACGGGCTGTCCGGGCGCTACCAGGGCCATACCATCACCTTGACCCCCGCCGGCCTGACGCTGGGCCGCAGCTCCGATAATCAGTTCGTGCTGGCCGATGAGCTGCTCGTCTCCCGCCACCACGCCGAAATTCACTGGGAGGATGACGCCTGGCTGCTGAACGATCGCGAGAGCGCCAACGGTACCTGGGTGGACGGCCAACGTATCGGACGCCATGCCCTGCTCCCCGGCCAACACGTGCAACTCGGCGCCACCGAATGGATCTTTTCCGATCAGGCGCTCCTGGTGGCGCCCTCCCTGCCGCCGACGGCGATCGAACCACCGCACGATTCACCGCATCCCCTGGCCCACATCACCGGCGCCGTTCAGTTTGGGCCATACTGGTTGGAACAGCAGATCGGGCAGGGTGGCATGTCGCGGGTCTTCAAGGCGCACGCTGCCGACGGCCGCACCGTGGCGATCAAGATTCTACAAACGGCCGATCCCTACCTGGTGCAGAAGTTCGAAGCCGAGGGCAAAGAGATCGGGCCACGCCTGCGCAACCACCCCCATATCGTCACCGTCCATGAGTTCAACCGCAGCGCCGACGGGCAGCTCTACCTGGTGATGGACTTCGTCAATGGGGTGTCGCTGCGCCAGCGCTTGAACCAGGGGGCCGTGCCGGAAGTCGAGATCGTGCGCGTCATGACGCAAGTCTGCGACGCCCTGGGCTTTGCCCACGCGGCCAACATCATCCACCGCGATGTCAAGCCGGAGAATGTTCTCATCGAGCCTGACGGCACGGTCAAGATCGTTGATTTCGGCATCGCGCGTTTGACATCCGCGGTCGCAGTGACGCAAAATAAGCTGGTAGGAACGCCGGAGTATATGTCGCCCGAACAGGCCAAAGGCGAACCGGTGCAGGCCGCCAGCGATGTCTATTCCCTCGGGATCGTGCTCTATGAGCTGCTGACCGGCCGCGTGCCCTTTCCCCTGCCGCCCAATAGTCATGACTGGCGCTCGGCCATGACCGTGATAGACCAGCACCTTCGCGCCACGCCCGTCCCGCCCAGCCAGCGCGTGGCGACGATCTCGACCGACCTGGAAGGCGTGGCGCTCAAGGCGCTGGAGAAGCATTGGCAGCAGCGCTTTCCCGACGGACACCGCATGGGGCAGGCGCTCCTGGTGCTCAAGGGAACAGCGCGCAGCCGGCCTGGCCCGACGCCTTCTCCCACGCCGGCGACCATCGCCCGCCTGACGGCGCTGGGTGGCCCGGCCGCCGGCCGCCAATGGCAGATCAATGACAGCCTGACGCTCGGGCGGCAGGATTTCAACCCCGAAGATACGCAGGTCTCGCGCGCCCATGCGCAGATTCGTGTGCGGCCGGATGGCGTCTGGCTGGAAGACACCTCCACCAACGGCACCTGGGTCAATCAGACGCACATCAGGCGCAGCCAGGTGGCGCTGCACGCCGGCGACTTGATTACCATTGGTGAGAATGTCCTCCGCGTGGATTTTTGA
- a CDS encoding Stp1/IreP family PP2C-type Ser/Thr phosphatase produces the protein MPDQSRQPTPSRPNQNRGPTPSSPGAAPFTLRSVNLSDVGRARDHQEDASGIFKPSDPALLARRGELFIVADGMGGHNAGEVASQMALSELQRVYFSDASPDPQAALAQSLQAANQAIYQLSRADARQMGMGTTVAMAVVRNQEVFISNVGDSRVYLIRSGQISQVTRDHSWVEEQVRAGVLTPEQAHSHPQRNIITRALGTGPSVEPEFYTGAMQLGDILVLCSDGLTGHVADAEILLLAGENPPRVAAQRLIELANERGGSDNITALVVRAEPPGASVPGAAPVPGKGPVNRPSRPPYGLVGALVGVLAGVALIAYLLLKPGGTQGKITPMPTLTGTTSVVTSAAATISPTMLPSATGLNVAATVTTVASVEATPSPGVGTATLIPTPTITPTAVPFTPTKRPPAFTPTPTNTSPPESTDTPTTTPPRDPTNTPVPPTNTPVPPTATPRPPTATPRPPTNTPVPPTATPRPPTDTPEPPTDTPAPSVTPR, from the coding sequence ATGCCGGACCAAAGCAGGCAACCAACACCATCGCGACCCAACCAGAATCGAGGCCCGACTCCTAGCAGTCCCGGTGCGGCGCCATTTACCCTGCGCAGTGTCAACCTGAGCGATGTGGGTCGCGCGCGCGATCATCAAGAGGATGCTTCCGGTATCTTCAAGCCATCTGATCCTGCGCTCCTGGCGCGGCGCGGTGAGTTGTTCATCGTCGCCGATGGCATGGGCGGGCACAACGCGGGTGAGGTGGCCAGCCAGATGGCGTTGAGCGAACTGCAGCGCGTCTATTTCAGCGACGCCAGCCCTGACCCTCAGGCCGCCCTCGCCCAGTCCCTGCAGGCTGCCAACCAGGCCATCTACCAACTGTCGCGCGCCGATGCCCGTCAGATGGGCATGGGCACCACGGTCGCCATGGCCGTCGTGCGCAACCAGGAGGTTTTCATCTCCAACGTCGGCGACAGCCGCGTGTACTTGATCCGCAGCGGGCAGATCTCGCAGGTCACGCGCGATCATTCCTGGGTGGAGGAACAGGTGCGCGCCGGCGTCTTGACCCCCGAGCAGGCTCATTCCCATCCGCAGCGCAACATCATCACCCGCGCCCTGGGCACCGGCCCCAGCGTCGAGCCCGAATTCTACACCGGCGCCATGCAACTGGGTGACATCCTCGTTCTCTGCTCCGATGGCTTGACCGGCCATGTCGCGGATGCTGAGATTCTACTGCTCGCCGGCGAAAACCCGCCGCGCGTCGCGGCCCAACGCCTGATCGAACTGGCCAATGAACGCGGCGGCAGCGACAACATCACCGCCCTCGTCGTGCGCGCCGAACCGCCAGGCGCCTCCGTCCCCGGCGCCGCGCCGGTGCCCGGTAAAGGGCCGGTCAACCGGCCCAGTCGCCCACCCTACGGACTTGTAGGTGCATTGGTCGGTGTCCTTGCCGGTGTTGCCTTGATCGCCTATCTGCTCCTGAAACCAGGCGGCACACAGGGCAAGATAACGCCTATGCCCACACTCACGGGTACCACTTCAGTGGTCACGTCAGCCGCCGCTACCATTTCGCCAACAATGTTGCCGTCCGCCACCGGATTGAACGTCGCGGCAACTGTGACGACGGTCGCATCGGTCGAGGCTACTCCGTCACCTGGAGTGGGGACAGCCACCCTGATTCCGACGCCAACCATCACACCGACGGCCGTGCCCTTTACGCCAACCAAACGTCCTCCCGCCTTCACGCCGACACCGACCAACACGTCGCCGCCGGAATCAACTGATACGCCGACGACTACTCCGCCGCGAGACCCAACCAACACGCCGGTACCGCCGACCAATACACCGGTGCCACCGACCGCTACGCCACGACCGCCGACCGCTACGCCACGACCGCCGACCAACACGCCGGTGCCGCCGACCGCTACGCCGCGACCACCGACTGATACGCCAGAGCCGCCGACCGACACGCCGGCGCCGTCGGTCACACCGCGCTGA
- a CDS encoding protein kinase, whose amino-acid sequence MDTLLGATLANKYDIQAEIGRGGMGLVYRGFDVMLRRAVAIKVLPLEYTYDQQFVERFRYEAITAAGLHHAGIVTIHDVGQQGSWHYIVMQYLDGVTLDQWLVNRGPMSVPMTAQVVRQVADALDYAHSTGIVHRDIKPSNIMIGPDGRATLMDFGLVRAGEGSKLTRSGVVVGTPDYMAPEQARGEPVDGRTDLYSLGVVIYRMLTGQVPFVRSSSLATAYAHVNEPPPPLRTLRPDLPKSIEAVVLKALAKRPEDRYQHGAPLIADFDLAASGKMPPGLKAAVLPASPKPQPGAASTQPSPRPGAGKSPVPGGRARGSQPGIAPASPAPALRVTPAAERDISSPGDLAATQMLRQTPQPDSPGATQVSGPAPTSPAPRPDSVSTPGVTVGAAPQQRRGLPWLPLVAALAAIIVLGLAGVLLTRPRGVVTDGPTRTPAPPPTATPTPVPTAPAVASPLPVLTATPTHTAVPTATPIVTPSATPTGAPTVTPTATATVTPTATPTATFTRTPTPTQPPATNTPVRPTNTPAPPTNTPVPPTNTPVPPTDTPIPPTDTPVPPTDTPVPPTNTSIPDPTDTPQPPTATSIP is encoded by the coding sequence ATGGACACGTTACTCGGCGCCACTCTCGCCAACAAATACGACATCCAAGCCGAAATCGGTCGCGGCGGCATGGGTTTGGTCTATCGCGGCTTCGATGTGATGCTGCGCCGGGCCGTGGCCATCAAGGTGCTGCCGTTGGAATACACCTATGACCAGCAGTTCGTGGAACGTTTCCGCTACGAGGCGATCACGGCTGCGGGCCTGCACCATGCCGGCATTGTCACCATTCATGATGTCGGTCAGCAGGGGTCGTGGCACTACATCGTCATGCAGTACCTCGACGGTGTGACGCTCGATCAATGGCTGGTCAACCGCGGGCCGATGTCGGTGCCCATGACCGCGCAGGTTGTGCGCCAGGTGGCGGACGCGCTCGACTATGCCCATTCCACCGGCATCGTGCATCGGGACATCAAGCCTTCCAACATCATGATCGGGCCGGACGGCCGCGCCACCTTGATGGACTTTGGCCTGGTACGCGCCGGAGAGGGTAGCAAGCTGACCCGCAGCGGCGTGGTGGTTGGTACGCCCGATTATATGGCGCCCGAACAGGCCCGCGGCGAACCGGTGGACGGCCGCACCGACCTCTACTCCCTGGGCGTGGTCATCTACCGTATGTTGACCGGGCAGGTTCCGTTCGTCCGCTCCTCCTCCCTGGCCACTGCCTACGCGCACGTCAACGAACCGCCGCCGCCTCTGCGCACCTTGCGCCCCGACCTGCCCAAGTCTATCGAAGCCGTGGTGCTGAAGGCGCTGGCCAAACGGCCAGAGGATCGCTATCAGCATGGCGCCCCGTTGATCGCCGACTTCGACCTGGCTGCTAGTGGTAAGATGCCGCCAGGGCTGAAGGCTGCCGTCTTGCCGGCCTCGCCCAAGCCACAGCCGGGCGCGGCGTCAACCCAGCCAAGCCCGCGGCCAGGCGCCGGCAAATCGCCTGTGCCCGGCGGCCGTGCTCGTGGCAGCCAGCCAGGAATTGCACCGGCATCTCCAGCGCCTGCCCTGCGCGTCACACCCGCGGCAGAACGCGACATCTCCTCGCCGGGTGATCTGGCCGCCACGCAAATGCTGCGCCAGACACCGCAGCCTGACAGCCCGGGAGCAACCCAGGTTTCCGGACCGGCGCCCACCTCCCCTGCCCCGCGTCCGGACTCTGTTTCAACACCTGGCGTCACCGTGGGCGCGGCGCCACAGCAGCGGCGGGGCCTGCCCTGGCTCCCCCTGGTGGCCGCGCTGGCCGCCATCATCGTCCTGGGCCTCGCCGGCGTGCTCTTGACGCGACCACGGGGCGTTGTCACCGACGGTCCGACTCGAACTCCGGCGCCGCCCCCTACGGCCACGCCAACGCCTGTTCCCACCGCGCCCGCCGTCGCGTCTCCCCTGCCCGTGCTCACGGCCACGCCGACCCATACCGCCGTTCCGACCGCCACCCCCATCGTGACCCCCTCGGCCACGCCGACCGGCGCGCCGACGGTCACGCCCACCGCGACGGCCACGGTCACCCCGACGGCTACCCCGACGGCCACGTTCACCCGCACCCCCACGCCGACGCAGCCACCCGCGACCAACACCCCTGTCCGGCCGACGAACACGCCTGCGCCGCCGACCAACACGCCCGTTCCCCCAACCAATACCCCGGTCCCCCCAACCGATACGCCCATACCGCCAACGGACACCCCCGTGCCGCCAACCGATACGCCGGTGCCGCCGACCAATACATCAATTCCCGACCCGACCGACACCCCGCAGCCCCCGACCGCCACTTCGATTCCGTGA
- a CDS encoding FHA domain-containing protein has protein sequence MRKGAKALALGMVLTWLLVVAVTAQGTGRVAINTIDTSAHPTMSVLLSVQDANGVPIPDLEAGQFELVEDGHTSFPPERVATQVNPDVVTAIALVVDLSGSMKGTPLDEAKSASADLLDALLDKDSDPDRAAFFGINRSVSPTDLTLDESVEVAFGNDKNKILNVINFLSVEGNRATPLYDALYRVIRITSQQPGQRAIIVITDGIDKVSTFKADDVINEANRSQIPIFPISLSTNQLDETFLKRLAVRTGGEYRKAPGPEEFSALFQQVLDQMKLEYQLTYASRLASDGNPHSLLISVRAPRVQGFAEKKFQLGEATVASDTPSATAAPSDTATPGAATPIAPTPTPVAEGGTVIDDLITFIQDNPVPAALIAVAALLLIALLVLLVVWLRRRNAPTEAQADYDFGASDGGWQAPQSGPMPGGMAVTGSAGFGGGGGSGGGGVPTVGPGATPTGAATVGPGGGAAPTSAPTVGPGAGYAPPAFGGAPQPPRPGAGAPAGSTMILDRTPKLKHAALLIERKDPSKRHDLRAETDIGRTQNNTIVLTDATVSRQHARIRLQDDKFMLFDLGSANNTFVNGQKVEQPRALADGDVVRFGEVEVVFRQLT, from the coding sequence ATGCGCAAGGGAGCAAAGGCTCTGGCCCTGGGAATGGTGTTGACGTGGCTCCTGGTGGTGGCGGTCACTGCCCAGGGAACCGGCCGTGTCGCGATCAATACGATTGATACAAGCGCCCACCCGACAATGTCTGTGCTACTCTCGGTGCAAGATGCCAACGGGGTGCCGATTCCTGACCTGGAAGCCGGTCAGTTCGAATTGGTCGAAGACGGGCACACCTCATTTCCGCCGGAGCGCGTCGCCACGCAGGTCAACCCCGACGTGGTCACCGCCATCGCCCTGGTCGTTGATCTGAGCGGCAGCATGAAGGGCACACCGCTGGACGAGGCCAAGTCCGCGTCAGCCGATCTGCTCGACGCACTGCTGGACAAGGATAGCGATCCCGACCGCGCCGCGTTTTTCGGCATCAACCGGTCGGTATCGCCCACCGATCTGACCCTGGACGAATCGGTAGAAGTGGCCTTTGGCAATGACAAGAACAAGATTCTGAACGTCATCAATTTTTTGAGCGTGGAAGGCAACCGCGCGACGCCGCTCTATGACGCGCTCTACCGCGTGATTCGGATCACGTCGCAGCAGCCCGGCCAGCGTGCCATCATCGTCATCACCGATGGCATTGACAAGGTGAGTACCTTTAAGGCCGATGATGTCATCAATGAGGCCAACCGCAGCCAGATTCCGATTTTCCCGATCAGCCTCAGCACCAATCAACTGGATGAGACGTTCCTGAAACGTCTGGCGGTGCGCACGGGCGGTGAATATCGCAAGGCGCCCGGCCCAGAGGAGTTTTCGGCGCTCTTCCAGCAGGTGCTCGATCAGATGAAGCTGGAATACCAGTTGACCTACGCGTCGCGTCTGGCGTCGGACGGTAACCCGCACAGTCTACTGATCAGTGTGCGCGCGCCGCGCGTGCAGGGCTTTGCCGAGAAGAAATTCCAATTGGGAGAAGCCACTGTGGCATCAGACACGCCGAGCGCAACGGCTGCGCCCAGCGATACCGCCACGCCTGGCGCCGCCACGCCTATTGCGCCCACACCCACTCCCGTCGCCGAAGGAGGAACTGTGATTGACGATCTGATCACCTTTATCCAGGACAATCCTGTGCCCGCCGCCCTGATTGCAGTGGCGGCCTTACTCCTCATCGCGCTCTTGGTTCTGTTGGTCGTCTGGCTGCGCCGGCGTAACGCGCCGACCGAGGCCCAGGCCGACTATGACTTTGGCGCCAGCGACGGCGGCTGGCAGGCTCCGCAGTCCGGCCCGATGCCCGGCGGTATGGCCGTCACAGGCAGCGCCGGCTTCGGCGGTGGTGGTGGTAGTGGTGGTGGTGGTGTTCCCACCGTTGGCCCTGGCGCCACCCCGACCGGCGCCGCAACGGTCGGCCCTGGCGGCGGCGCCGCGCCCACCTCAGCACCCACCGTTGGCCCAGGGGCCGGCTATGCCCCACCTGCCTTTGGCGGCGCACCTCAGCCGCCCCGCCCCGGCGCCGGCGCCCCGGCCGGCAGCACCATGATCCTGGACCGGACGCCCAAGCTCAAACACGCCGCGCTGCTCATCGAGCGCAAGGACCCGTCCAAGCGCCATGACCTGCGCGCCGAAACCGACATCGGCCGCACGCAGAACAACACCATCGTCCTGACCGACGCCACGGTGTCGCGGCAGCATGCGCGCATTCGCCTGCAGGATGATAAATTCATGCTCTTCGACCTGGGCAGCGCCAACAACACCTTCGTCAACGGCCAGAAGGTCGAACAGCCCCGCGCCCTGGCCGACGGCGACGTCGTGCGCTTTGGCGAGGTGGAGGTGGTGTTTAGGCAGTTAACGTAA
- a CDS encoding PPC domain-containing protein — protein MTDRGPCEPNNSFDQAGSCGLTSKVAHFAFIESAQDVNDYYSLQMLAAHTINIELTSLPANTNFDLFLYDGNRTELYRAATSSPTEIIQTTTLPAGNYYVRVKQTSGFSNSDTYLLKALFD, from the coding sequence ATGACCGATCGCGGCCCGTGTGAACCGAACAATTCGTTCGATCAGGCCGGCTCCTGTGGGCTGACGTCCAAAGTGGCGCATTTTGCCTTCATCGAGTCTGCGCAGGATGTCAATGATTACTACTCGTTGCAGATGCTGGCCGCGCACACCATCAACATCGAGCTGACCAGTCTGCCGGCGAATACCAACTTCGACCTGTTCCTGTATGACGGGAACCGGACTGAGCTTTATCGCGCGGCCACAAGTAGCCCGACCGAGATCATCCAAACAACGACCTTGCCCGCCGGGAATTACTACGTCCGGGTCAAGCAGACCAGCGGTTTCAGCAACAGCGACACCTACTTGCTGAAAGCCCTATTTGATTAG